The proteins below come from a single Treponema phagedenis genomic window:
- the flhB gene encoding flagellar biosynthesis protein FlhB — protein MNNEYTLYELPLIIDLQWFAAEDEGRTEDPTETKLRKAREEGRVPKSQDMNSALVVFFPALALILLAPHILNSCMEILKFFFLRCTQADIRSGEWFFVFIKYFAQIVFPITFIALTAGVLSNLIQNRGFLFSTKPIQPKFDKISPNIVRFFKRALFSIEGLFNLAKSLMKVAAIVFVSYLIIKSNITVFISMLQVSFVQAVFYIAGLAAKILAAVSLLLLLFAIPDYFFQRKQFIDSLKMSKSEIKEEIKEQEGDPLIKSQLRRQMQAIVRESARGAATADVVITNPTHYAVAVKYDLGEMPAPIVIAKGSDQLAQRIKEIARENNIPIEENKPLARSLYAQVAIGKEVPYEYFNALVLIFTKLDKFKMQAQQRGDVNG, from the coding sequence ATGAATAACGAATATACTCTATATGAATTGCCCCTCATTATTGATTTGCAGTGGTTTGCCGCTGAAGATGAAGGCAGAACGGAAGACCCGACAGAAACAAAACTGCGAAAAGCCAGAGAAGAAGGAAGAGTTCCGAAAAGTCAGGATATGAATTCGGCGCTAGTGGTGTTTTTTCCTGCGCTTGCATTGATTCTTCTTGCGCCTCATATTTTGAATAGTTGCATGGAAATACTCAAATTTTTTTTTCTCCGGTGTACGCAGGCTGATATTCGCAGCGGCGAATGGTTCTTTGTTTTTATAAAATATTTTGCACAAATAGTATTCCCGATAACATTCATTGCGCTTACGGCGGGTGTTTTGTCAAACCTTATACAAAACCGAGGTTTTTTATTTTCGACAAAACCAATACAGCCGAAATTTGATAAAATCTCTCCGAATATTGTTCGATTTTTTAAGCGTGCGCTTTTTTCGATAGAAGGTTTGTTTAATCTTGCAAAATCATTAATGAAGGTTGCCGCCATTGTTTTTGTCTCATATTTAATCATAAAATCAAACATCACGGTGTTTATTTCTATGTTGCAAGTGAGTTTTGTACAAGCGGTGTTTTATATTGCGGGGCTTGCCGCTAAGATTCTTGCTGCAGTCAGCTTGCTTTTATTGCTTTTTGCAATTCCGGACTATTTTTTTCAAAGGAAACAGTTTATCGATTCATTAAAAATGTCTAAGTCTGAAATAAAGGAAGAAATAAAGGAACAGGAAGGAGACCCGTTGATCAAAAGCCAATTGAGACGGCAGATGCAGGCTATTGTGCGGGAATCCGCGCGGGGAGCGGCAACAGCTGACGTAGTAATTACAAACCCTACACACTATGCGGTTGCGGTAAAATATGATCTCGGAGAGATGCCGGCTCCCATAGTTATTGCAAAAGGCTCCGATCAGCTTGCGCAAAGAATTAAAGAAATTGCACGAGAAAACAATATCCCGATAGAAGAAAATAAACCGTTGGCTCGATCCCTATATGCGCAGGTGGCAATCGGGAAAGAAGTGCCGTATGAGTACTTTAATGCGCTGGTATTGATATTCACCAAGCTTGATAAATTTAAAATGCAAGCACAACAGAGAGGAGATGTAAATGGCTGA
- a CDS encoding MinD/ParA family protein, with the protein MTDQAEELRLLMQEDQKESGAPYAKRKTHIIAVTSGKGGVGKTNIATNMAIAYGQMGKKVILIDADLGLANINVMMNIIPQYNLYHVIKKQKRMSDIIINTNFGIKMIAGASGFSKIANMTEVERNAFIKELYTLSLADIIIIDTSAGVSKNVIGFVASADDVIIVTTSEPTAITDAYGIIKIIATEVDNKDINLKMIVNRVKTAAEGRKIAARMIQIAAQFLNLKVEYLGFIYDDSAVGECVIKQTPFLVAEPKSKASICLRHIVAKLEKTEIPETGGLTGFIRKIFGREWE; encoded by the coding sequence ATGACGGATCAAGCGGAAGAGTTGCGCTTACTGATGCAAGAAGACCAAAAAGAGAGTGGAGCGCCTTATGCGAAACGAAAAACCCACATTATTGCGGTAACAAGCGGAAAGGGCGGAGTAGGTAAAACAAATATTGCTACGAACATGGCAATTGCATACGGGCAAATGGGAAAAAAAGTTATATTGATTGATGCCGATCTCGGCTTGGCAAATATCAATGTTATGATGAATATTATACCGCAATACAACCTTTATCATGTGATAAAAAAACAAAAAAGAATGTCGGATATTATTATCAATACCAATTTCGGTATAAAAATGATTGCCGGCGCATCCGGTTTTTCAAAAATCGCAAATATGACAGAGGTGGAGCGAAACGCCTTTATCAAAGAGTTGTACACTCTTTCATTGGCGGATATCATTATTATTGACACCAGTGCCGGCGTTTCAAAAAACGTGATAGGTTTTGTTGCATCCGCCGATGATGTAATTATCGTAACAACATCCGAACCGACTGCAATAACCGATGCTTACGGAATCATAAAAATTATTGCAACTGAAGTTGACAATAAAGATATAAACTTAAAAATGATTGTAAACAGAGTTAAAACAGCAGCGGAAGGCAGGAAAATTGCTGCGCGCATGATCCAAATCGCCGCACAGTTTTTAAATCTGAAAGTTGAATACCTTGGCTTTATTTATGACGATTCCGCTGTTGGAGAATGCGTTATCAAACAAACCCCGTTTTTAGTTGCCGAGCCGAAATCGAAGGCATCAATATGTCTCCGCCACATTGTAGCCAAACTTGAAAAAACTGAAATTCCCGAAACGGGAGGTCTTACTGGCTTTATCCGGAAAATTTTCGGGCGAGAGTGGGAATAA
- the manA gene encoding mannose-6-phosphate isomerase, class I — protein sequence MRYFYKLDNTIRTYPWGSKQGIASVLGKKNISNDPWAELWMGAHPAAPSMIDKADGKVSLLSLIEANQELLLGKKTAAAFGSLPFLFKILSAGSPLSIQVHPNSEQAKKGFARENHANIPLDDYARNYKDENHKPEIMLALTPFTALCGFRKKEETLHFFETLHIDFFDALIQKTLRQNPSEDEFTGSFYENLLQENEGSVRSLLDNCKARIQKLSDGRSLSENPFNLALKLAAQYPSDSAILAPLYLNIIELNPGQAIYLSAGILHAYVEGTGLELMANSDNVLRAGLTGKHIDKKELLAITSVKSFSPVILTDDKKDSLFSYKTPAKEFELSRLSIKNKKTHIQLAAAVIILVTEGRIIVTDKSGNESSDLSQGDSLFIGAGAEELFVEGEGTAYIAGVPV from the coding sequence ATGCGTTATTTTTATAAACTTGATAATACTATTCGTACTTATCCTTGGGGTTCCAAGCAGGGGATTGCTTCCGTACTCGGGAAAAAAAATATTTCGAACGACCCTTGGGCTGAATTATGGATGGGCGCTCACCCCGCAGCTCCAAGCATGATTGATAAAGCTGATGGGAAAGTTAGCCTTCTATCTCTTATTGAAGCAAACCAAGAACTTTTGCTTGGAAAGAAAACCGCAGCGGCATTCGGCTCTTTGCCTTTTTTATTCAAAATTCTTTCCGCCGGTTCTCCTCTTTCTATACAGGTGCACCCGAACTCGGAGCAAGCCAAAAAAGGTTTTGCAAGGGAAAATCATGCAAATATTCCACTTGACGATTATGCGCGGAACTATAAAGATGAAAATCATAAACCGGAAATAATGCTTGCGCTAACACCGTTTACCGCTCTCTGTGGATTCAGAAAAAAAGAAGAAACTTTGCATTTTTTTGAAACCCTGCATATTGATTTTTTTGATGCGCTTATACAAAAAACTCTTAGGCAAAATCCCAGTGAAGATGAATTTACCGGAAGTTTTTATGAGAATTTATTGCAAGAAAATGAAGGGTCTGTCCGCTCTTTACTCGATAATTGTAAAGCACGTATACAAAAACTGAGTGATGGGCGCTCGCTTTCTGAAAATCCGTTTAATTTGGCATTAAAACTGGCGGCACAATATCCTTCCGATTCCGCAATTCTTGCTCCTCTTTATTTAAATATTATCGAACTTAATCCCGGCCAAGCGATTTATCTTTCGGCGGGAATACTGCACGCCTATGTTGAAGGCACGGGACTTGAGCTTATGGCAAATTCCGATAACGTGTTGCGAGCGGGACTGACCGGAAAACATATTGACAAAAAAGAGCTTTTGGCAATCACTTCTGTAAAATCATTTTCGCCTGTTATTTTAACCGATGATAAAAAGGATTCACTTTTTTCATACAAAACACCTGCAAAAGAATTTGAATTGAGCAGATTATCGATAAAAAATAAAAAAACACACATACAGCTTGCAGCTGCGGTTATTATACTTGTAACTGAAGGAAGAATAATAGTAACTGATAAAAGCGGAAATGAATCGTCGGATCTTTCGCAAGGGGATAGCCTTTTTATCGGAGCCGGGGCGGAAGAGCTTTTTGTCGAAGGAGAAGGGACCGCTTATATAGCGGGTGTTCCAGTGTGA
- the flhA gene encoding flagellar biosynthesis protein FlhA: MAETKKVDFFNANIFTAIGVLVVLFSLIIPMPLSVLNVLMAFNLVFNLLILLMVLFVKKPTDFSVFPSLLLVSTVFGLGLNVSSTRLILTLGRKLQGTLINAFSSFVVGSSGNQGLVVGFTVFIILIAVQAFVITKGATRIAEVAARFTLDFNATKSMSIDAEYNAGVITEEEARRRKKQIQREADFFGAMDGASKFVSGNVKIGIFITMVNIIAGLITGMVFGGETFSSALETYTKLTIGDGLLSQVPSLLISIATGFIVTRSGDENSFGEEVKAQFAQDAWVYFIGAGTLLFMAFLPGFPHFILFCMAILFAFLGWQLNKKEKTRVSEEVKQAQAKSGIQQTGEPASDISPIVPLDPLSLELGYALIPLVDKEKGAELLSRIKVIRKEAALDLGLVAPKIRIIDNMRLEPGSYCFKIQGLEVARGKLRLGWFLAIKSGVVAEEIPGERTTDPTFGLPAIWISEENRDRAERAGYTVVAPSAIIATHLTQIIRTHAADILGRQNVQAIIDALRKDYPAVIDDVTKKCPLGKIQKVLQGLLREQVSIRNTVAIFETLADYASNDTVPIPLLIEKVRQRLGRQICLQYVNEDNILHAVRIDPALEADLAEKAAFTVDADAIFTLSQKEQRTILQAIRTTLVSVQQDGYAAVLLVPDAIRASLWNMLQSSNLDVPVLSFKEISADMQIETVGVIRTESETHSETKQETVGN, encoded by the coding sequence ATGGCTGAAACAAAAAAGGTAGATTTTTTTAATGCTAATATTTTTACTGCGATAGGAGTGCTTGTCGTCCTTTTTTCGTTAATTATACCAATGCCCTTATCTGTTCTTAATGTTTTAATGGCGTTTAACCTTGTGTTTAACTTGCTGATTTTGCTCATGGTGCTTTTTGTTAAAAAGCCGACGGATTTTTCGGTTTTTCCTTCTTTGTTACTTGTTTCAACTGTTTTTGGGCTTGGATTAAATGTATCCTCTACTCGACTTATTTTAACCTTAGGAAGAAAGCTGCAGGGAACGCTGATAAATGCATTCAGCTCCTTTGTTGTCGGCTCTTCAGGCAATCAAGGGTTGGTGGTCGGTTTTACCGTTTTCATTATTTTGATTGCCGTGCAAGCCTTTGTCATCACAAAAGGTGCTACCAGAATTGCAGAAGTTGCGGCTCGTTTTACGCTTGACTTTAATGCAACAAAGAGCATGTCCATTGATGCAGAATATAATGCAGGTGTTATTACAGAAGAAGAAGCACGCAGACGAAAAAAACAAATACAGCGAGAAGCTGATTTTTTCGGAGCTATGGACGGTGCGAGTAAATTTGTTTCAGGCAATGTGAAAATCGGAATTTTTATTACGATGGTAAATATTATCGCCGGCTTAATTACCGGAATGGTTTTTGGCGGTGAAACATTTTCTTCCGCGCTTGAAACCTATACAAAACTTACAATCGGAGACGGGCTCCTTTCACAGGTACCTTCTCTTTTGATCTCCATCGCAACAGGATTTATTGTAACACGCTCCGGCGATGAAAATTCTTTTGGAGAAGAAGTAAAAGCACAGTTCGCGCAAGATGCATGGGTTTATTTCATCGGTGCGGGAACCTTGCTTTTTATGGCTTTTTTACCCGGATTTCCTCATTTTATTCTTTTTTGTATGGCGATTCTGTTTGCTTTTCTGGGATGGCAACTTAATAAAAAAGAAAAAACAAGAGTCTCGGAAGAGGTAAAACAGGCTCAAGCAAAATCGGGAATTCAGCAAACCGGCGAGCCCGCATCCGATATCAGCCCGATTGTACCGCTTGACCCGCTTTCTTTGGAGCTTGGCTATGCGCTTATTCCTCTTGTTGATAAAGAAAAGGGGGCGGAACTTTTAAGCAGAATTAAAGTAATCAGAAAAGAAGCTGCGCTGGATCTCGGCTTGGTTGCACCTAAAATTCGTATTATTGATAATATGAGATTAGAGCCGGGTTCTTACTGTTTTAAAATTCAAGGGTTGGAAGTTGCGCGCGGAAAATTGCGGCTTGGGTGGTTTCTTGCGATAAAATCGGGTGTTGTTGCGGAGGAAATTCCCGGAGAGCGGACAACGGATCCGACGTTCGGGCTTCCGGCAATATGGATATCCGAAGAGAATAGAGACAGGGCGGAGCGAGCCGGTTACACTGTTGTTGCGCCGTCGGCAATTATTGCCACGCATCTTACGCAGATTATTAGAACTCACGCGGCGGATATTTTAGGCAGACAAAATGTACAGGCAATTATTGATGCCTTGCGCAAAGATTATCCTGCGGTTATTGATGATGTAACAAAAAAATGCCCGTTGGGTAAAATACAAAAAGTTTTGCAAGGTCTTTTGCGCGAGCAGGTTTCTATCCGGAACACGGTTGCTATTTTTGAAACTCTTGCGGACTATGCTTCTAATGATACGGTTCCCATACCTCTTCTTATTGAAAAGGTTCGACAACGACTTGGACGCCAAATTTGCTTGCAATACGTGAATGAAGATAATATATTACATGCAGTGCGCATTGACCCGGCATTGGAAGCTGATCTTGCGGAAAAAGCCGCGTTTACCGTTGATGCCGATGCAATTTTTACGCTTTCGCAAAAAGAGCAGCGAACGATTTTACAAGCGATTCGAACAACACTTGTTTCAGTGCAGCAAGACGGTTATGCCGCTGTTTTATTGGTGCCCGATGCGATCCGCGCCTCTTTATGGAATATGCTACAATCCAGCAATCTTGATGTCCCCGTATTATCATTTAAAGAGATTTCCGCTGATATGCAAATAGAAACCGTAGGGGTAATACGAACGGAGAGCGAAACCCATTCAGAGACAAAGCAAGAAACTGTAGGAAATTAG
- the flhF gene encoding flagellar biosynthesis protein FlhF: protein MDVLVEQAQTYEKCLEKIHKKYGKTINILRTKTSKQKILFGLIEKPIIEILFSVYTENPTQTIANLPAAKNLDTVWENFERKPVISDDTTEKIKILESAYRFNPKYKELLESYIQKAKEEQSEQQNQEKVNIEAVAQLAEKLESMMEKINSEPAPTAIQVVDRELPTLKKIQSILEDNDFSFSYINDILTRLKEELTYKDLANYAKVESTVLQWIKESIVILEPPNLEKTRNIALVGPTGVGKTTTLAKLAAFYFKFESKRKQKQQRVKVITTDFFRIGAVSHMERYCEVMGIDFCGADTIPTFVTYLTLYQNEADVVCIDTAGRAANDTNNIKKTVEYFEAAKNIDFEMYLTVAAGTKTSDLREIFQQYGVFNYTSLIITKFDETLRIGNLLSALKDIKIPISYITFGQTVPRDFGPASKKLLLSKLKGFSISADEEE, encoded by the coding sequence ATGGATGTACTAGTTGAACAGGCTCAAACGTATGAAAAGTGTCTTGAAAAAATTCATAAAAAATATGGAAAGACAATAAATATTTTGCGCACAAAAACAAGTAAGCAAAAAATTTTATTTGGATTAATTGAAAAGCCTATTATAGAAATTTTATTCTCGGTTTATACGGAAAACCCAACGCAGACGATTGCGAACCTTCCGGCAGCAAAAAACTTGGATACCGTATGGGAAAATTTTGAAAGAAAACCCGTTATAAGCGACGACACAACAGAAAAAATAAAAATACTTGAATCGGCTTATCGGTTCAATCCTAAATATAAAGAATTGCTTGAAAGCTATATCCAAAAAGCAAAAGAAGAACAAAGCGAGCAGCAAAATCAAGAAAAAGTAAATATAGAAGCGGTTGCGCAACTTGCCGAAAAATTAGAATCGATGATGGAAAAAATTAATAGCGAGCCTGCGCCCACAGCGATACAAGTAGTTGATCGGGAGCTTCCTACGTTAAAAAAAATACAATCTATCTTGGAAGATAATGATTTCAGCTTTTCTTATATCAATGACATATTGACTCGATTAAAAGAAGAGTTAACTTATAAAGATCTTGCAAATTACGCAAAAGTGGAATCAACCGTTCTCCAATGGATAAAAGAATCCATCGTTATATTGGAGCCTCCTAATCTTGAAAAAACAAGAAATATTGCATTAGTAGGCCCGACAGGCGTAGGAAAAACAACCACGCTTGCCAAGCTTGCCGCCTTTTATTTTAAATTTGAATCCAAACGAAAACAAAAACAACAACGCGTAAAAGTGATCACGACAGACTTTTTCAGGATAGGTGCTGTCTCTCATATGGAGCGCTATTGTGAAGTAATGGGAATTGATTTTTGCGGGGCTGATACAATCCCCACATTTGTAACATATCTTACGCTATATCAAAATGAAGCTGATGTTGTTTGTATTGATACGGCGGGGCGTGCAGCAAATGATACAAATAATATAAAAAAAACAGTGGAGTATTTTGAAGCGGCAAAAAATATTGATTTTGAGATGTACCTTACTGTTGCTGCCGGAACAAAGACAAGCGATTTGCGGGAAATATTTCAACAATATGGCGTTTTTAATTACACCTCTCTTATCATTACAAAATTTGATGAAACCCTTCGTATCGGCAATCTGCTCAGTGCATTAAAAGATATTAAAATTCCCATCAGCTATATAACATTCGGACAAACTGTACCCCGAGATTTTGGTCCCGCTTCCAAAAAATTATTGCTTTCAAAGCTAAAAGGTTTCAGTATTTCTGCCGATGAAGAAGAGTAG
- a CDS encoding GAF and HD-GYP domain-containing protein — protein MQVMKKKSLKKHKETLLSIIETETMLHSISDVDILLEQILTESRKVVQADAGSIYIAEDNQLFIHYAQNDTLQKNLPKGEKLPFVFFNFPINESTIAGYVASTKKAINEPDVYNIDPEKPYKFGKGSDETTKYRTVSILTIPLLAVSGRVLGVLQVLNAKDKKGNIRAFSTEDETYLNRFATNAGVALERAYLTRSMIMRMNKMAELRDPLETGMHVNRVANYSVEIYDRWAFLHNIPEDERNQYRDKLKIAALLHDVGKIAVSDAILKKNGKLSEEEYAQMQTHTWLGAKLFNPIETEIDKLSQDIALRHHENWNGSGYPGHICIETGKVLKTNPTTGKAQGLIGEEIPLGGRIVALADVYDALSSKRSYKEPWKEEDILALIKKERGLKFDPALVDAFFDVHSHILAIKARFVDVE, from the coding sequence ATGCAAGTAATGAAAAAAAAGTCACTTAAAAAACATAAAGAAACGCTCCTCAGCATTATCGAAACCGAGACAATGCTGCATAGCATCAGCGATGTTGATATACTTCTTGAACAAATACTCACCGAGTCCAGAAAAGTTGTGCAAGCCGATGCCGGCTCCATCTATATTGCTGAAGATAATCAGCTTTTTATTCATTATGCTCAAAATGATACTCTGCAAAAAAATTTACCGAAAGGTGAAAAGCTTCCCTTTGTGTTTTTTAATTTTCCGATAAACGAAAGTACTATTGCAGGATACGTCGCCTCAACAAAAAAAGCGATTAACGAGCCGGATGTATATAATATTGATCCTGAAAAACCGTATAAATTCGGCAAAGGTTCCGATGAGACAACAAAATATAGAACGGTTTCTATTCTTACTATTCCGCTATTGGCGGTGTCCGGTCGAGTTTTGGGTGTTTTGCAAGTATTAAATGCAAAAGACAAAAAAGGCAATATCAGAGCTTTTAGCACAGAGGATGAAACCTATCTTAATCGATTTGCCACAAATGCTGGTGTTGCTTTGGAGCGGGCATATCTTACTCGATCCATGATCATGCGCATGAATAAGATGGCGGAATTACGCGACCCCCTGGAAACGGGAATGCATGTAAATCGCGTTGCCAATTATTCGGTGGAAATCTATGACCGTTGGGCTTTTTTGCATAATATTCCGGAAGATGAAAGAAATCAATATCGCGATAAGTTAAAAATCGCAGCTCTTTTACATGATGTAGGAAAAATTGCGGTAAGCGATGCAATTCTTAAAAAGAACGGAAAACTTTCGGAGGAAGAGTATGCTCAAATGCAAACGCATACATGGCTTGGTGCAAAGCTTTTTAATCCGATAGAAACAGAGATTGATAAACTCTCCCAAGACATTGCATTGCGCCACCACGAAAACTGGAATGGCTCCGGATATCCCGGTCATATATGTATAGAAACGGGAAAGGTTTTAAAAACAAACCCTACAACGGGAAAAGCGCAAGGTTTAATCGGAGAAGAAATCCCGCTTGGCGGCAGAATTGTTGCACTTGCAGATGTTTATGATGCGCTTTCTTCAAAGCGTTCATATAAAGAGCCATGGAAAGAAGAAGATATTTTAGCGTTAATAAAAAAAGAGCGAGGGCTAAAATTCGACCCCGCATTAGTTGATGCCTTCTTTGATGTACACTCTCATATTTTAGCAATTAAAGCTCGTTTTGTTGATGTCGAATAA
- a CDS encoding YaiI/YqxD family protein: MRLLVDSDSCPAKIRSIICKTAKRLKVEAVFVANRPIPVANNPFCSFIQTGTESQAADIHILNTALSGDIVITRDIPLAKALIDKNILVINDRGTVYTKENINERLSIRNFMYKLQEYGLTPEKTKTFGKKEISDFAQALDRETTKLIRHQQNEL; this comes from the coding sequence GTGAGACTTTTAGTTGATTCTGATTCTTGTCCTGCAAAAATACGATCGATTATTTGTAAAACAGCAAAACGGTTGAAGGTTGAAGCTGTTTTTGTTGCAAATCGCCCTATCCCTGTAGCGAACAATCCTTTTTGCAGTTTTATTCAAACCGGAACTGAATCCCAAGCAGCCGATATACATATTCTGAATACGGCATTATCGGGCGATATTGTTATTACGCGCGATATTCCGCTTGCAAAAGCACTCATTGATAAAAATATTTTAGTAATAAATGATAGAGGAACTGTATACACAAAAGAAAATATTAATGAGCGGCTTTCTATCCGCAATTTTATGTATAAGCTTCAAGAATATGGATTAACGCCGGAAAAAACAAAAACTTTTGGTAAAAAAGAAATTAGCGATTTTGCTCAAGCGCTTGACAGGGAAACAACTAAACTTATTCGACATCAACAAAACGAGCTTTAA
- the fliR gene encoding flagellar biosynthetic protein FliR produces MGNPFDFILNKAPIFLLVAVRIFGMIMTTPLLSTRAFSRVVKVALAGLLAFLIFPLAVYPESIQTEIGSHYILLLIGEGLLGVLTGFFINMIFVSFSTAGQFFSYQMGFGASEVYDALAQIENPLMGQFLNFIAVLTFLQVKGFQTLFLGGVLRNFQTINCFIFLEKQAILIPFFMQILGKLFLTAMIIAAPIMGTLFLIHVSMGLLTKATPQMNLLSEGFPITIMVTFFLLSVALPYMINLFIVILQQGFETFEQLLIQMGTKI; encoded by the coding sequence GTGGGAAATCCTTTTGATTTTATATTAAACAAAGCTCCGATATTTCTCCTTGTTGCGGTACGTATTTTCGGTATGATTATGACAACGCCGTTGCTGTCAACTCGTGCTTTTTCTCGGGTTGTAAAAGTTGCACTTGCCGGATTGCTTGCTTTTTTAATATTTCCGCTGGCAGTTTACCCCGAATCAATACAAACCGAGATTGGTTCGCATTACATTCTTCTTTTAATCGGTGAAGGCTTGCTTGGTGTTTTAACCGGATTTTTTATCAATATGATATTTGTGTCTTTCAGCACGGCAGGACAATTTTTTTCGTATCAAATGGGGTTTGGCGCTTCGGAAGTATACGATGCGCTTGCGCAAATTGAAAACCCGTTAATGGGACAATTTTTAAACTTTATTGCGGTGTTAACTTTTTTGCAAGTAAAAGGCTTTCAAACTCTGTTTTTAGGCGGTGTTTTACGCAATTTTCAAACAATAAACTGCTTTATTTTTTTGGAAAAACAAGCTATCCTAATACCGTTTTTTATGCAGATTTTGGGAAAGCTTTTTTTAACAGCGATGATTATTGCGGCTCCTATTATGGGGACGCTTTTTCTGATACATGTTTCTATGGGGCTTTTAACAAAGGCTACTCCGCAAATGAATTTGCTTTCGGAAGGTTTTCCGATTACCATTATGGTAACGTTCTTTTTACTTTCCGTAGCATTACCCTATATGATTAATTTGTTTATTGTGATATTGCAGCAAGGTTTTGAAACTTTTGAGCAGCTGCTTATTCAAATGGGGACAAAAATATGA
- the fliQ gene encoding flagellar biosynthesis protein FliQ produces the protein MTQGTVITLMREGIFQVVILITPILLAALIVGLIVAIFQATTSIQEQTLTFVPKILTILGMIALLGGWMLAILQNYTIRLFEIIPQLVR, from the coding sequence ATGACACAAGGAACGGTTATTACATTGATGAGAGAAGGAATTTTTCAAGTAGTTATTTTAATAACTCCAATTTTATTAGCTGCATTGATAGTCGGTTTAATTGTTGCAATTTTTCAAGCTACAACGTCTATCCAAGAGCAAACTCTTACCTTTGTGCCAAAAATTTTAACCATTTTGGGAATGATTGCCTTGCTCGGCGGATGGATGTTGGCGATTTTGCAAAACTATACCATACGATTGTTTGAGATTATCCCTCAATTAGTGCGGTGA
- the fliP gene encoding flagellar type III secretion system pore protein FliP (The bacterial flagellar biogenesis protein FliP forms a type III secretion system (T3SS)-type pore required for flagellar assembly.) → MKKMISIFTFMVLILLALPVSIFGQERNFPEGSSRGRTNIEADNSAGRIPFINFDIREPRTNREVAFSIQLLLLLTLIAIAPSLLLLMTSFLRISIVLDFIKRALSLQQVPPTQVLNGIALFLTLFIMWPVFNEVYTNSFKPMADGEINIETAYTEAEKPIRLFMYKQMAHDSSYITLCMSMAKLPKPNTLADVPTHILIPAFILHELTIAFQIGIFLYLPFIIIDMVVASILMSMGMIMLPPVQISMPFKLILFVLVDGWNLLIGQLFYSFL, encoded by the coding sequence ATGAAAAAGATGATTTCTATTTTTACTTTCATGGTACTGATTTTATTAGCTCTCCCCGTATCTATTTTCGGGCAGGAAAGGAATTTCCCTGAGGGTTCTTCGCGGGGAAGAACAAATATTGAAGCGGATAACAGCGCAGGGCGAATTCCTTTTATTAATTTTGATATTCGAGAACCGCGCACTAATCGTGAAGTAGCTTTTTCAATTCAACTTTTATTACTTCTTACGTTAATTGCAATAGCTCCAAGTCTTTTGCTTTTGATGACCTCTTTTTTGAGGATATCAATTGTTTTGGATTTTATTAAAAGAGCGCTTTCGCTTCAGCAGGTGCCGCCTACCCAGGTGTTAAACGGAATAGCGCTTTTTTTAACTCTGTTTATTATGTGGCCGGTATTTAATGAGGTGTATACAAACTCTTTTAAACCGATGGCGGACGGAGAAATCAACATCGAAACCGCATATACCGAAGCGGAAAAGCCAATTCGCCTTTTTATGTATAAACAAATGGCGCACGATTCTTCATATATTACCTTATGTATGTCGATGGCAAAACTGCCAAAACCTAATACACTTGCGGACGTGCCTACGCATATTCTGATTCCGGCTTTTATTTTGCATGAGTTGACAATAGCATTTCAGATCGGAATATTTTTATATCTGCCATTTATTATTATCGATATGGTTGTCGCGAGTATTTTAATGTCGATGGGTATGATCATGCTGCCGCCGGTACAAATATCCATGCCGTTTAAACTTATTTTATTTGTATTAGTTGACGGTTGGAATTTATTGATAGGGCAGTTGTTTTATTCATTTTTATAA